From a region of the Nyctibius grandis isolate bNycGra1 chromosome 10, bNycGra1.pri, whole genome shotgun sequence genome:
- the LOC137667973 gene encoding LOW QUALITY PROTEIN: HLA class II histocompatibility antigen, DM beta chain-like (The sequence of the model RefSeq protein was modified relative to this genomic sequence to represent the inferred CDS: deleted 2 bases in 1 codon) — translation MGRTRGGAGRRRRERPWLTPRWPWMLGVLALSCGGAGAFLVHVASSCPLVATGSAPAFGLTIVFNKNPLVCYDPGARRFVPCDWGLLHGVATAVASGLNNGSAWVQRAEARRRACRDLAGGIGVSAALRRAPPQIRIVPVPLPTALLLTCHVWGFYPPEVTVRWLRNGDAVASGDITKLLPNGDWTYQTRVTLRVAAEAEDTFTCWVQHPSLERPLHQDWGPGLSPGLAVKVAVAAVTMTVGLVVFAAGTFSYCRQAPGEGWAWGHAFVFLCLTGPGPGPDPGPKPGPGPGSRPGPGSGPSPSPDPDPGPVPVLILILALVLALVLVLVPVLHLVPVLILVPSLVLVPVLILVLVLALVLVPVLVLVLVLVLILVPVLDLVPVPVLVPVLVLVLVLVPVPVLDLVLVLVLVLVPTRIPPQPHVATQ, via the exons ATGGGGAGGACACG aggaggagcgGGACGAAGGCGCAGGGAGAGGCCATGGCTCACCCCCCGGTGGccatgg atgctgggggtgctggCGCTGAGCTGCGGGGGCGCAG GCGCCTTCCTGGTGCACGTGGCCAGCTCGTGCCCGCTGGTGGCCACCGGCTCCGCGCCGGCCTTCGGCCTCACCATCGTCTTCAACAAGAACCCGCTGGTCTGCTACGACCCTGGCGCCCGGCGCTTCGTCCCCTGCGACTGGGGGCTGCTCCACGGCGTGGCCACCGCGGTGGCCTCGGGCCTCAACAACGGCAGCGCCTGGGTGCAGCGCGCCGAGGCTCGGCGCCGCGCGTGCCGCGACCTGGCCGGCGGCATCGGGGTGTCAGCGGCGCTGCGGCGGG cGCCCCCCCAGATCCGCATCGTccccgtccccctccccaccgccctcctcctcacctgccACGTCTGGGGCTTCTACCCCCCCGAGGTGACCGTCCGCTGGCTGCGCAACGGGGACGCGGTGGCCTCTGGGGACATCACCAAGCTCCTGCCCAATGGTGACTGGACCTACCAGACGCGGGTGACGCTGAGGGTCGCAGCCGAGGCTGAGGACACCTTCACGTGTTGGGTGCAGCACCCCAGCCTGGAGCGGCCCCTCCACCAGGACTGGG GTCCCGGCTTGTCCCCGGGGCTGGCGGTGAAGGTGGCGGTGGCGGCGGTGACAATGACCGTGGGGCTGGTGGTCTTCGCCGCTGGCACCTTCAGCTACTGCCGCCAGGCGCCGGGTGAGGGATGGGCGTGGGGACACGCGT TTGTCTTCTTGTGTCTGACAGGTCCTGGTCCTGGTCCTGATCCTGGTCCTAAGCCGGGTCCTGGTCCTGGCTCTCGTCCTGGTCCTGGATCTGGTCCCAGTCCCAGTCCTGATCCTGATCCTGGCCCTG TCCCAGTCCTGATCCTGATCCTGGCCCTGGTCCTGGCCCTGGTCCTGGTCCTGGTCCCAGTCCTGCATCTGGTCCCGGTCCTGATCCTGGTCCCAAGCCTGGTCCTAGTTCCAGTCCTGATCCTGGTCCTGGTCCTGGCCCTGGTCCTGGTCCCAGTCCTGGTCCTGGTCCTGGTTCTTGTCCTGATCTTGGTCCCAGTCCTGGATCTGGTCCCAGTCCCAGTCCTGGTCCCAGTTCTAGTTCTTGTCCTGGTCctggtcccggtcccggtcctGGATCTGGTCCTGGTCCTGGTCCTGGTCCTGGTCCCCACCCGGATCCCCCCACAACCACACGTGGCCACACAGTGA
- the LOC137668037 gene encoding HLA class II histocompatibility antigen, DM beta chain-like, with translation MLVLLGLALGARGAGAFLVHVASSCPLAANGSALGFDFTIVFNKNPLVCYDPGARRFVPCDWGLLQDVATAVASDLNNGSAWVQRAEARRRACRDLAGGFGVWAALRRAPPQIRIVPSKTGNARAPVLLTCHVWGFYPPEVTVIWLRNGDILGPGDHPPISAVPNGDWTYQTQVTLMVAPVAGDTFTCSAQHVSLAQPLLEDWGPGLSPGLTLKVAAATVLMALGLGFFIVGVYHYRVRPPAPGYTPLPGDNYPAGHI, from the exons atgctggtgctgctggggctggcactgGGAGCCCGGGGGGCAG GCGCCTTCCTGGTGCACGTGGCCAGCTCGTGCCCGCTGGCGGCCAACGGCTCCGCTCTGGGTTTCGACTTCACCATCGTCTTCAACAAGAACCCGCTGGTCTGCTACGACCCCGGCGCCCGGCGCTTCGTCCCCTGCGACTGGGGGCTGCTCCAGGACGTGGCCACCGCGGTGGCCTCGGACCTCAACAACGGCAGCGCCTGGGTGCAGCGCGCCGAGGCTCGACGCCGCGCGTGCCGCGACCTGGCCGGCGGCTTCGGGGTGTGGGCGGCGCTGCGGCGGG CGCCCCCCCAAATCCGCATCGTCCCCTCCAAGACGGGCAACGCCCGGGCGCCCGTCCTCCTCACCTGCCACGTCTGGGGCTTCTACCCCCCCGAGGTGACCGTCATCTGGCTGCGCAACGGGGACATCCTGGGGCCCGGTGACCACCCGCCCATCTCCGCCGTTCCCAACGGTGACTGGACCTACCAGACGCAGGTGACCCTGATGGTGGCCCCGGTGGCCGGGGACACCTTCACGTGCTCGGCGCAGCACGTCAGCCTGGCCCAGCCCCTCCTGGAGGACTGGG GTCCTGGCTTGTCCCCAGGGTTGACGTTGAAGGTGGCGGCGGCCACGGTGCTGATGGCCTTGGGGCTCGGCTTCTTCATCGTTGGCGTCTACCACTACCGGGTCAGGCCACCGGCACCGG GTTACACACCCCTCCCCGGAGACAACTACCCCGCAG GCCACATCTGA